From Maniola jurtina chromosome 7, ilManJurt1.1, whole genome shotgun sequence:
TTTACTGCATATGACTCTGTTTACTGCTTACGTTTATGATTCTAAAATTTAAAtgtatcttttttaacccccgacccaaaaagatgggtgttataagtttgacgtgtttatctgtctgtggcatcgtagctactaaacgaatgaaccgattttaatttagttttttttttgtttaaaaggtggcttgatcgagagtgttcttagatatatataatcgaagaaaatcggtttagccgtttgaaagttatcagctcttttctagttttcttatagaggtttttgtgtcggggttttttttaaattttgagttattaaaatataacatcACTAGATGATGTAATATTGAGCTAAAGAATTTTTTTGAACAGTGGCTCAATTAATATCTGCAACTGTAATTTAAATCTTAATCTACCCGAGATGCAGTCTGTCTATTCTCTATACATAGAGATCGCGACCTTACCTGTGCTATAATTGCATGTACGTGCAATTCAGCTGTAATTGTCTGTAGCCGCAACTAAACGATAAGCCAAGACAGTGCTATTACAATTTAGACCGACAATTAAGCCATTTAAGTGTCCAAAAAGATTTCAAGAGATTGGAATACTTTACGGTCTCCCTcagtattcctcattgctgaagatCGTAACCTCTTACCTACATGGTAGAGGGCGGGAGGCAGATTTGAATCTCACgcggtttcgcaatttttgatatgtatttaaaaaatatttatatatagatgatgcccgcaacttcgtccgcgtggatttaggtttttttaaatcccgtaagaactctttgattttccgaaataaaaagttgtctatgtcagtttccgggatgcaagctacctctgtaccaactttcatataaattggttaaacggatgggtttttaagaatcccgtggtaactctttgattttccgggacaaaaagtagcccgtGTCCCCTATGTACTTCACCGGGATGTACCAAAGCTAACAAAATAGATTTCTGCTcaataggcggccttatcgctaaaatagcgatcccTTCCAAGCAACCTTAGGGTAgaagatataataaaaattaaagaaagcaGGAGGAAAGaagctttttttaattaaaaaaagtaaatatactTACACATAATGTATGcctaatatgataataataaaaaaatacaaaagtaaataaGAGACGACAAATAAGAGGAATATAaattaacccattatagcctagcggtgccacTTGACACCCAATTTCATATGTTTAGTTTTTTGCGCCCTGCTCTTGTAATAAGAAGTAAAATCAAGTGGTTTGTTGTTTATGCCATGCTTGAGAAAGGTAGAAATCACTTCATTTAGTTTGTTTTGACCCATACGCTTTTTGTGACCTGTACGAGCGTCGGTAAATCAGTGTTGTAAAATATCTGCCAATAATGGATGCAGTGTTCAAGTAAGTGgaccatatttttaattattttgagtaATGTAATACTTTTAAGCATTTAAACTTGATGCCAAGCCTTTCATTGACTTGCTCATACAATAAAACTGTTGtatattgttttacttttttgtttataacaagttaAAAGATACGGGTGCCGTACGGAACCGCTAGGTCGTTATCGTgtcttttcatattatgtatactaCAAATCTAAATTATGTATCTTTATGTGTTTCCATGTGTAAGGGCATTTTTGTTTCAACAGGGGTTGTACATTATATGAGGCACTTGCCATACTTGAAGAAGACGACGAACTCGAGCCTCAGTTGCTTTATATTGAACCTCCAGACCCTGCAATCCTATCTGACGAAGATTCGGCCGACGAAGATGAGGGTGGTTTCATAAATAATCTCACAGGTCGGCAACTCAATGCTAGATGTGAAGTGGTACTGGCATCTAGATCTGAGCCACGAGGTGCTGGCCGTCCATCAGCTTCCAAAACATCCAGAACTGGCAATCTAGTCTCTGACAGCATACGTTATGACGGCAGAAATCATTTATTGGTACCCGGTGGGTCACGACGCAAGTGTGGGTTAGAGTCTTGCCATAGTCAGACTAGGCTGCAGTGCAATAAATGCAACGTGGGGCTCTGTGCGGCTTGCAACCTACAGTTTCACACAAACAATACGTAATTTCAtggaaataaatataatataatggaacttttaatcaatttttaaccttaaaatataaaagactATATCccttaataattcttatcaaattgtgttaaaatatttaggcAACAATCAGTTAAAAGGAATTTATGAGACATTTTGAAAAGACAAGGTATTAGCCTAGCGGTGCCAGGCGGCATCCATGGTTATTTCCAGAAGTAAGGCTTGAACCAAAATTCTATTGAACAGA
This genomic window contains:
- the LOC123866922 gene encoding piggyBac transposable element-derived protein 3-like; this translates as MDAVFKGCTLYEALAILEEDDELEPQLLYIEPPDPAILSDEDSADEDEGGFINNLTGRQLNARCEVVLASRSEPRGAGRPSASKTSRTGNLVSDSIRYDGRNHLLVPGGSRRKCGLESCHSQTRLQCNKCNVGLCAACNLQFHTNNT